One Fibrobacter sp. UWB16 DNA window includes the following coding sequences:
- a CDS encoding NAD-dependent epimerase/dehydratase family protein, which translates to MLDKNVILNGKAVLVTGAAGFIGCNLCKKLLNDYNCSELVGLDSITDYYDVNIKHERLKEIEALATTTGKKWTFIKANLADKAAIDSLFEKYHFAVVVNLAAQAGVRYSITNPDAYIQSNLIGFYNILEACRKGAEKGEVEHLVYASSSSVYGSNKKIPYSTDDKVDNPVSLYAATKKSNELMAHAYSKLYNIPSTGLRFFTVYGPAGRPDMAYFGFTNKLKAGKTIQIFNYGKCKRDFTFVDDIVEGVVRVMQHAPEKQNGEDGLPLPPYKVYNIGNNHPENLLDFVTILQEELVRAKVLPADYDFEAHKELVPMQPGDVPVTYADTTALENDFGFKPATPLREGLRKFAEWYATYYGKGE; encoded by the coding sequence ATGCTTGATAAAAACGTTATTCTCAATGGAAAGGCCGTCCTTGTTACGGGTGCGGCAGGATTTATCGGTTGCAACCTCTGCAAGAAGTTGCTCAACGACTATAACTGCTCCGAACTCGTCGGGCTCGATTCCATCACAGACTACTACGACGTAAACATCAAGCACGAGCGTCTCAAGGAAATCGAGGCTCTCGCGACAACAACTGGCAAAAAGTGGACATTTATCAAGGCGAACCTCGCCGACAAGGCTGCAATCGACAGCCTGTTCGAGAAGTACCACTTCGCCGTCGTCGTGAACCTCGCCGCCCAGGCAGGCGTCCGCTATTCCATCACAAACCCGGATGCCTACATCCAGAGCAACCTCATCGGATTCTACAACATCCTGGAAGCATGCCGCAAGGGCGCCGAAAAAGGCGAAGTCGAGCACCTCGTGTACGCGAGCTCCTCCAGCGTGTACGGCAGCAACAAGAAGATCCCGTACTCCACCGACGACAAAGTCGATAACCCGGTCTCGCTGTATGCCGCCACCAAGAAGAGCAACGAGCTCATGGCGCACGCCTACAGCAAGCTCTACAACATTCCGAGCACGGGGCTGCGCTTCTTTACCGTTTACGGCCCCGCTGGCCGCCCTGACATGGCCTACTTCGGATTCACCAACAAGCTCAAGGCCGGCAAGACCATCCAGATTTTCAACTACGGCAAGTGCAAGCGCGACTTCACGTTCGTCGATGACATTGTCGAAGGCGTCGTGCGCGTGATGCAGCACGCCCCCGAAAAGCAAAACGGCGAAGACGGCCTCCCCCTCCCGCCGTACAAGGTCTACAACATCGGCAACAACCACCCAGAAAACCTGCTCGACTTCGTGACGATTCTCCAAGAAGAGCTCGTCCGCGCGAAGGTTCTCCCCGCCGATTACGACTTCGAGGCCCACAAGGAACTCGTGCCCATGCAGCCCGGTGACGTGCCCGTAACCTACGCAGACACGACCGCCCTGGAGAATGATTTCGGATTCAAGCCCGCAACACCTCTCCGCGAAGGTCTGAGAAAGTTTGCAGAGTGGTACGCAACGTATTACGGGAAGGGAGAGTAA
- a CDS encoding glycosyltransferase, translating into MKKVLHISKYYYPFTGGIEQVARDAVRALQGKFEQKILCFEHDNSENQNVVDEVEVIRCKCQCKIFSQSISLEMGRKFKDLLKTFKPDYIVFHYPNPFFASILLRNIPKETKLILYWHLDITRQKILGKIFHLQNLALLKRADKIIATSPNYIEGSKYLSQYRSKCQVIPNCIDENRLAKTPKAVELAEKIKQENKGKTICLSVGRLVPYKGYSDLIKSAKKLDENFVFYIIGDGEKRKALLSQSKNCPTVKFLGKLTDDELKAYYLAADIFCFPSITKNEAFGIALAEAMYFGLPSITYTIPGSGVNYVSLNGETGLEVPNRDVDAYANAVKELAANKNKRKQLGDKAFNRVIDKFLYKEFKSNFVNIMEIK; encoded by the coding sequence GTGAAAAAAGTATTGCATATATCGAAGTACTACTATCCCTTTACAGGTGGCATAGAACAGGTCGCCAGAGACGCCGTTCGCGCCTTGCAGGGAAAATTCGAGCAAAAAATTCTTTGTTTTGAACACGACAATAGCGAAAACCAGAATGTCGTTGATGAAGTCGAAGTCATTCGCTGTAAATGCCAGTGCAAAATTTTTTCGCAATCCATTTCTCTAGAGATGGGTCGTAAGTTCAAGGACCTGCTGAAGACGTTCAAGCCGGATTACATTGTATTCCATTATCCGAACCCCTTCTTTGCAAGCATTCTTTTAAGAAATATCCCCAAAGAAACCAAGCTGATCCTCTACTGGCATCTGGACATCACCCGCCAAAAGATCCTTGGCAAAATTTTCCATCTGCAAAACCTGGCCCTACTTAAAAGGGCGGATAAAATTATTGCGACAAGCCCCAATTACATCGAGGGCAGCAAATACTTGTCACAATACAGATCTAAATGCCAAGTCATTCCGAACTGCATTGACGAGAACCGTCTTGCGAAGACACCCAAAGCAGTCGAACTTGCAGAAAAAATCAAGCAAGAGAACAAGGGCAAGACGATTTGCCTGTCTGTTGGACGACTCGTGCCATACAAGGGATACAGCGATCTCATAAAGTCCGCAAAGAAACTGGACGAAAACTTCGTTTTCTACATCATAGGCGATGGAGAAAAGAGAAAAGCCCTGTTAAGCCAAAGCAAAAACTGCCCTACGGTCAAGTTCCTAGGGAAACTCACAGACGACGAGCTTAAGGCATACTATTTGGCCGCCGACATTTTCTGCTTCCCGTCAATCACCAAGAACGAAGCATTCGGAATCGCTCTTGCCGAAGCCATGTACTTTGGTCTGCCCTCCATTACATACACAATTCCTGGAAGTGGCGTAAACTACGTGTCATTGAATGGCGAAACAGGACTGGAAGTGCCAAACAGAGATGTCGACGCATACGCAAATGCAGTCAAGGAACTTGCGGCTAACAAGAACAAGAGAAAGCAACTTGGAGATAAAGCATTTAACCGTGTTATAGACAAATTTTTATACAAAGAATTTAAAAGCAATTTCGTTAATATAATGGAAATAAAATAG
- a CDS encoding glycosyltransferase family 1 protein, which translates to MTRYCINGTFLSEKRTGIFRFAEEIIKALDSLVGDNLDIVLIVPKHTLIPFSLKNIRILEYGFLKGIPWEQTFFAFYALIHRRIPINLCNVTPLLVPRGYSVIHDISYKVNPQYFSHWYGLLSRKWHCLNYWIITHFARHIFTVSGYSKKEIEKIYKTKPSQTTVIPNGWQHMLYVEPANDDVFSKYQLEKNNYFLSLSTIAPNKNLGWVLQTAKNNPHQNFAIAGSLNPTRFGSNLNLNELRNVKFLGYISDNEFVSLAKNSKAFIFPSFYEGFGLPPLEAMAVGAKVIVSNIEVLKDIFEDSAHYIEPHITNTNLNDILSKDVSSPSNTLKKFNWIESARKMKECFRT; encoded by the coding sequence ATGACACGTTATTGTATTAACGGCACATTTCTTAGTGAAAAAAGAACGGGGATTTTTCGATTTGCAGAAGAAATAATCAAAGCCCTCGATTCTTTAGTAGGCGATAATCTTGATATAGTTTTAATAGTCCCCAAACACACATTAATTCCTTTTTCGCTCAAGAATATACGTATTCTTGAATATGGTTTTTTAAAGGGGATTCCATGGGAGCAAACTTTTTTCGCCTTCTACGCATTAATTCATAGAAGAATTCCCATCAACTTGTGTAATGTCACACCATTGTTGGTTCCAAGAGGATATTCAGTCATTCATGACATCAGTTACAAAGTTAACCCTCAGTATTTTTCGCACTGGTACGGGTTGTTGTCAAGAAAGTGGCATTGTTTGAATTATTGGATCATAACACACTTTGCTAGACATATTTTCACAGTATCAGGCTATTCAAAAAAAGAAATAGAAAAAATATATAAGACCAAACCAAGCCAAACTACAGTCATTCCCAATGGATGGCAACATATGCTTTATGTTGAGCCAGCCAACGACGATGTTTTTTCAAAATACCAACTCGAAAAGAATAACTATTTTCTTAGTCTTTCAACCATTGCTCCAAACAAAAATTTAGGTTGGGTTCTACAAACCGCCAAAAATAATCCCCATCAAAATTTTGCCATAGCCGGATCATTAAATCCCACACGTTTTGGTTCAAATTTAAATCTAAATGAACTCCGCAATGTAAAGTTTTTGGGATACATCAGCGATAATGAATTTGTCTCTTTAGCAAAAAATAGCAAAGCATTCATTTTTCCCTCTTTCTACGAAGGCTTCGGTTTACCACCATTGGAAGCTATGGCCGTTGGAGCCAAAGTCATTGTATCAAACATTGAAGTTTTGAAAGACATTTTTGAAGATTCCGCACATTATATCGAGCCCCATATAACAAATACCAACTTGAACGACATTTTAAGCAAAGACGTATCTTCCCCAAGCAACACACTAAAGAAATTCAATTGGATTGAAAGCGCTAGGAAAATGAAAGAATGCTTCCGTACTTGA
- a CDS encoding EpsG family protein, whose product MLPYLITFTLSLVAYSFAIRSLNRRLRLLLIVISILLPATLAGLHDPSLGLDWYGYGIDIWEIATNIHSFNSFLQYYPAIEPGYKLLNYAISFISSDYHVFFFFHQLILASIAVFVAYFNRNHKYSEIILIFYFLYMYNTSINIIRQSLALMMFLLAYTLWDSHYRKSSYSIFGISLFFHTSAVFAFPIYIVSAFKHVLRKYRVFIITAIIWTAYYTINSYTYILTQLIDLNIFSGHYIGYADQVGEVSIHKTDIAFQAGIIILLFCLPSKAKNKEICFQISILALMAITLNLFGNITDIAFRVAHYFILPIAILMPRVSRSLKVNQIACIIFAILLASRFLYFVFSGGAENTVPYKSMLLGI is encoded by the coding sequence ATGCTTCCGTACTTGATAACCTTTACACTATCTCTGGTTGCATATAGCTTTGCTATTAGGTCTCTCAATCGAAGACTGCGTTTATTACTTATTGTTATTTCTATTTTATTGCCAGCAACGCTAGCGGGCTTACACGATCCATCTTTGGGGCTGGACTGGTATGGCTATGGGATTGACATTTGGGAAATAGCAACGAACATACACAGCTTTAATTCATTTTTGCAGTATTACCCGGCTATAGAACCTGGCTACAAGTTGCTGAATTATGCGATTTCATTCATATCATCAGATTATCACGTTTTCTTTTTCTTCCACCAACTTATATTAGCTTCAATCGCCGTATTTGTAGCTTATTTCAATAGGAATCATAAATATTCAGAAATAATACTGATTTTCTATTTTCTCTACATGTACAATACATCAATCAATATCATAAGACAATCATTGGCACTTATGATGTTTTTGTTGGCATACACACTGTGGGATTCACACTATCGGAAAAGCTCATATTCAATATTTGGCATTTCCCTATTTTTTCACACATCAGCCGTTTTCGCATTTCCGATATACATAGTATCAGCGTTCAAGCACGTCCTAAGAAAATATCGAGTATTCATTATAACAGCAATTATTTGGACTGCTTACTACACAATAAATTCGTACACTTACATTCTTACCCAACTAATAGATTTGAATATTTTTTCTGGGCACTATATTGGGTATGCAGATCAAGTTGGAGAAGTTTCAATCCACAAAACCGATATTGCATTTCAAGCAGGAATTATAATACTGTTATTTTGCCTGCCCTCAAAAGCAAAAAACAAGGAAATATGTTTTCAGATATCTATATTGGCCTTAATGGCTATTACTCTAAATCTTTTTGGCAATATTACTGATATCGCATTCCGAGTAGCACATTATTTTATTCTTCCCATTGCTATTCTTATGCCAAGAGTTTCACGTTCTCTCAAAGTCAACCAAATTGCGTGTATAATTTTTGCAATTTTATTGGCATCAAGATTTCTATACTTCGTATTCTCTGGGGGCGCGGAAAATACCGTACCCTACAAATCGATGCTTTTAGGCATATAA
- a CDS encoding glycosyltransferase produces MYKIVYVLVCSDKDLYCEQCILSIMSVKKNSPESPITLLIDDLTKNCIEHHTSKKQIFELVDELISVPRPQNFSGMETSRYLKTKMREFVQGDFLYIDSDTIICSPLYEIEDIAIELGAVLDQHTSLSQSTHAIISKQHIKKVSSLNELAQYEKYFNGGVLWVRDTESNHKFFNDWHNNWLHSRSKGIKTDMPALALANYQNNFSIQELDGVWNCQIWFGANYLPKAKIIHYFTSIDTFSGGYGVFSVDLPKKINSGEKLDKHDWELIQNARNAFPTPNAIIVGSDYEIYRSSLCGVLRALYRKKRLFNLFEKILYLIRILRAKFII; encoded by the coding sequence ATGTATAAAATTGTATATGTTCTAGTATGCTCAGACAAGGACTTATATTGCGAGCAATGCATATTGTCTATCATGAGTGTAAAAAAAAATTCCCCTGAATCGCCAATAACTCTATTAATTGATGATCTCACAAAAAATTGTATAGAACATCATACATCCAAAAAACAAATTTTCGAACTTGTCGATGAACTTATTTCTGTTCCGCGTCCTCAAAATTTTTCAGGAATGGAAACTAGCCGTTACTTGAAAACCAAAATGAGAGAATTCGTCCAAGGAGATTTTCTCTACATAGACAGTGACACCATCATATGTAGTCCGCTATACGAAATCGAAGACATAGCAATCGAACTTGGAGCAGTCCTTGATCAACATACAAGTCTTTCACAAAGCACCCATGCCATAATTTCAAAACAACACATAAAAAAGGTATCCTCATTAAATGAATTAGCCCAATATGAAAAATACTTTAATGGAGGAGTTCTATGGGTTCGCGACACAGAATCTAATCATAAGTTTTTTAACGACTGGCACAACAATTGGTTACATTCACGCTCCAAAGGAATTAAAACCGACATGCCAGCCCTAGCCTTAGCAAATTATCAAAATAATTTTTCCATACAAGAATTAGATGGTGTATGGAACTGTCAAATTTGGTTTGGAGCAAATTATCTACCCAAAGCAAAAATAATCCATTATTTCACTAGCATAGACACGTTCTCAGGAGGATACGGTGTATTCTCTGTTGATTTACCAAAAAAAATCAATTCAGGTGAAAAATTAGACAAACACGATTGGGAATTAATTCAAAATGCCCGCAATGCATTCCCAACCCCAAATGCGATTATAGTAGGTTCCGATTACGAAATATACCGGTCTTCTCTATGTGGTGTTCTACGAGCTCTATACAGAAAAAAAAGACTATTTAATCTATTTGAGAAAATTCTTTATCTAATAAGAATACTACGAGCTAAATTCATTATCTAA
- a CDS encoding ATP-grasp fold amidoligase family protein — MKITTFIRKVYRRLHLYGWFNFLPDALDIKLLYLAHMGKLPNLKKPQTFNEKLNWLKLNDHNPLYTTLVDKYAVKEWVAKKIGEQYVIPTLGVWNNFDDIDFSKLPNQFVLKCTHDSAGLIICKDKSQLDKKKVRNKLSKCLKRNFYYIAREWPYKHVPPRIIAEQYMEDIQDGELRDYKFHTFNGEPKFILIASNRHIKEKKRFDYFDMDFNHINLQDISTPNSAINYPHKPKNFELMKKFCRILAKDIPAVRVDFYEVNGQLYFGEMTFFDDGGFMQAKPTTWEKEWGDLIDLSTIKKDNSDY, encoded by the coding sequence ATGAAAATTACAACATTTATCAGAAAAGTTTATCGTCGTTTGCACCTATATGGATGGTTTAACTTTTTACCAGACGCTCTAGACATAAAGCTTCTTTATTTAGCTCATATGGGTAAATTGCCCAATCTTAAAAAGCCACAAACTTTTAATGAAAAATTGAACTGGCTCAAATTAAATGACCATAATCCGCTTTATACAACTTTGGTGGATAAATACGCTGTAAAAGAATGGGTCGCAAAAAAAATTGGAGAACAATATGTTATTCCAACTCTTGGCGTTTGGAATAATTTTGATGATATAGATTTCAGCAAACTGCCTAATCAATTTGTGTTAAAATGCACCCATGATTCTGCAGGGCTAATTATATGCAAAGACAAATCCCAGCTTGATAAAAAAAAGGTGCGAAATAAATTAAGTAAATGCTTAAAGCGAAATTTCTACTATATAGCTCGTGAGTGGCCTTACAAACACGTACCACCACGCATTATTGCCGAGCAATATATGGAAGACATCCAAGATGGCGAACTACGGGATTACAAATTTCACACATTCAATGGTGAGCCCAAATTTATCCTAATCGCATCAAACCGCCACATAAAAGAAAAGAAACGATTTGATTATTTTGACATGGATTTCAATCATATCAATCTACAAGATATAAGTACACCAAATTCAGCTATTAACTATCCTCATAAGCCAAAAAATTTTGAATTGATGAAGAAATTTTGCCGAATATTAGCAAAAGACATTCCCGCTGTTAGAGTCGATTTTTACGAAGTAAATGGTCAACTTTATTTTGGAGAAATGACATTCTTTGATGACGGCGGCTTTATGCAAGCAAAGCCCACAACATGGGAAAAAGAATGGGGTGATTTAATAGACCTTTCCACAATCAAAAAAGATAATTCAGATTATTAA
- a CDS encoding glycosyltransferase family 4 protein, protein MKIVIYAWSLDNGGAERVASLWANGFAEQGHKVSIVLDSLFTPIKYKVSPNVAIIRQYHPQKAIPSKLFKFILKKHFLSNLLEKIWYRVPQNIRKIFLANTLQKENPDVIITVLPAYYKRIKDALNAIGKNTPIIVTDHNPYERPEYAPLSVERIKEKFTDSYNYDFLTVLTEADKLVLQKRMDSSFMKKVYVLPNPLTYTPQVKIPPKEKTILAAGRLDDWHYKGFDLLLQAWSNIHRSFPDWKLKIAGGNDKSTLLKICKKLKIEDRVDFLGFVDIKKEYEKAEIFVLSSRYEGFGMVLTEAMSQGCACIACDYKGRQREIIENDNQGVICPTDNEEEIAKAISNIISNRQYRQKLQENAILRSKYYELPNIMARWNDIFERMGLIN, encoded by the coding sequence ATGAAAATCGTCATTTACGCATGGTCTTTAGATAATGGCGGAGCAGAAAGAGTCGCATCATTGTGGGCAAACGGATTTGCTGAACAAGGACACAAAGTCAGCATAGTTCTAGACTCCTTATTCACACCTATCAAATACAAGGTGTCCCCAAATGTCGCAATAATTCGACAATACCACCCCCAAAAAGCAATACCATCCAAACTGTTCAAATTCATTCTCAAAAAACATTTCCTAAGCAATTTACTAGAAAAAATTTGGTACCGAGTTCCTCAAAATATCAGAAAAATATTTCTTGCAAACACACTACAAAAAGAGAATCCTGATGTTATAATAACCGTTTTGCCAGCATATTACAAAAGAATAAAAGATGCGTTAAACGCAATTGGCAAAAACACCCCAATTATTGTAACAGATCACAACCCTTACGAACGTCCTGAATACGCACCTTTATCCGTCGAACGGATAAAGGAAAAATTTACAGATAGTTACAATTATGATTTCTTGACAGTTTTAACAGAAGCAGACAAACTCGTTCTACAAAAAAGAATGGATTCGTCATTCATGAAGAAAGTTTACGTTCTTCCAAATCCACTAACATACACGCCACAAGTAAAGATTCCCCCAAAAGAAAAAACAATACTCGCAGCAGGAAGATTAGACGACTGGCATTACAAAGGATTTGATTTACTATTACAAGCATGGTCGAACATTCATCGTAGCTTTCCTGATTGGAAATTAAAAATAGCAGGCGGTAACGACAAATCGACTCTATTAAAAATTTGCAAAAAATTAAAAATAGAAGATAGAGTTGATTTTCTAGGTTTTGTTGATATAAAAAAGGAATACGAAAAAGCCGAGATATTTGTATTAAGTAGCCGATATGAAGGTTTCGGAATGGTCCTTACAGAAGCAATGAGCCAAGGTTGCGCATGCATAGCCTGTGACTACAAAGGACGACAGCGAGAAATCATCGAAAACGACAATCAAGGCGTAATTTGCCCAACGGACAACGAAGAAGAAATAGCAAAAGCAATCTCTAACATTATCTCCAACCGCCAATATCGACAAAAGTTGCAAGAAAACGCAATTCTACGATCTAAATATTATGAGCTGCCCAATATTATGGCTCGCTGGAACGATATTTTTGAAAGAATGGGGTTGATTAATTAA
- a CDS encoding glycosyltransferase: MNQSKIKVSVIVAVYQVEKYIHKCLDSIQKQTLNGFEVLLIDDGSKDNSGNICDEYAQKDGRFRVIHKENGGVSTARQVGLNNAIGEYVIHVDPDDWIEKNMLEDLYNEATASNSDMVVCDYYQEINGKSSYIKQVPNLQSNKYYFYDLINKLHGSCWNKLTRRSCFSKYNISFFPQMIMWEDLFINLQLIEQPIKISYLPHAYYHYDESTNASSAVRSWSRKKLTSQIILIDWLEKKNDPVIAKENFELKKSAKKTAFFVKEIGSKEFRSLYPETNDSYTFRIKEIGHFDFFMYLAIHFSLRLARSLNTIKDKFKHWI, encoded by the coding sequence ATGAACCAAAGCAAAATAAAAGTCAGCGTTATAGTAGCAGTCTACCAAGTCGAGAAATACATCCACAAATGCCTTGACAGTATTCAAAAGCAAACTCTTAACGGTTTTGAAGTTTTGCTTATTGATGATGGAAGCAAGGATAATTCAGGAAACATCTGTGATGAATACGCCCAAAAAGATGGTCGTTTTCGTGTAATACATAAAGAGAATGGCGGAGTCAGCACAGCTAGACAAGTTGGGCTCAACAATGCAATCGGGGAATATGTAATACATGTCGACCCTGATGATTGGATTGAAAAGAACATGTTGGAGGACTTGTATAACGAAGCCACAGCAAGCAACTCAGACATGGTTGTATGCGATTATTATCAAGAAATCAACGGAAAAAGTTCTTATATAAAGCAAGTTCCTAATTTACAATCAAACAAATACTATTTCTACGATTTAATAAATAAACTTCACGGCAGTTGTTGGAATAAACTCACTAGACGTTCATGCTTTTCAAAATACAATATTTCCTTCTTTCCACAAATGATCATGTGGGAAGACTTATTTATTAATTTACAGTTAATAGAGCAACCTATCAAAATTTCATATTTACCGCACGCTTATTATCATTACGATGAATCAACAAATGCAAGCAGTGCAGTTCGTTCATGGTCAAGAAAAAAGCTAACATCCCAAATAATTTTAATCGATTGGCTTGAAAAAAAGAACGATCCTGTTATAGCAAAAGAAAATTTTGAACTAAAGAAGAGCGCAAAAAAAACAGCCTTTTTCGTAAAGGAAATTGGTAGTAAGGAATTTCGCAGTCTCTATCCAGAAACAAACGACTCATACACATTCAGAATTAAAGAAATTGGCCATTTTGATTTTTTCATGTACTTGGCAATACACTTTTCGCTTAGATTAGCAAGAAGTCTAAACACAATAAAAGATAAGTTTAAACATTGGATTTAG
- a CDS encoding polysaccharide pyruvyl transferase family protein produces MKIGILTLPLQDNYGGLLQNFALQKALLQMGHDVTTIDYMKTPIPPLWRYIKSWIKTILLLCIGKRRKFIKYTHVGTRNPQNEKFVSLHINKTKTYFTYNTEILKQNEIDTIIVGSDQVWRPKYNYRIENAFLDFCKDQSNLKRIAYAASFGVDEWEFTAWQTKKCAMLAKKFDAISVREESGKALCNKYLEIEATTVLDPTLLLSKETYCELCKNVPIKKEKFLAAYVLDKNEATYKECESIAKESNLTLKFFEADTKASLSVPEWLSMFRDASYVVTDSFHGTVFSIIFGKKFKCLYNKSRGSARFESLLKIYESGRLDEMREFSLNWLKKVLEK; encoded by the coding sequence ATGAAAATTGGAATTCTAACACTACCGTTACAAGACAACTATGGAGGCCTGTTGCAAAACTTTGCTTTACAAAAAGCTTTGCTGCAGATGGGACATGACGTTACAACCATTGACTATATGAAGACGCCCATTCCTCCTCTTTGGAGATATATAAAATCCTGGATAAAGACCATACTCCTTCTGTGCATTGGGAAACGTAGAAAATTTATAAAATACACCCATGTAGGAACACGAAATCCGCAAAATGAAAAATTCGTCTCATTACATATAAATAAAACTAAGACCTACTTCACATACAATACTGAAATTCTTAAGCAAAACGAAATTGACACAATCATCGTCGGTTCAGATCAAGTTTGGCGTCCCAAATACAATTATCGAATAGAAAACGCATTCCTAGACTTTTGTAAGGATCAAAGCAACCTAAAGCGAATTGCTTACGCAGCATCTTTCGGGGTTGATGAATGGGAATTCACGGCATGGCAAACAAAAAAATGCGCTATGCTTGCAAAAAAATTTGACGCTATAAGCGTTCGTGAAGAATCAGGCAAAGCACTTTGTAATAAGTACCTTGAAATTGAAGCAACAACCGTATTGGATCCCACACTATTGCTCAGCAAAGAAACCTATTGCGAATTATGTAAAAACGTTCCTATCAAAAAAGAAAAATTTCTTGCCGCTTACGTTTTAGACAAAAACGAAGCAACATACAAAGAATGTGAATCCATTGCAAAAGAAAGCAATCTAACACTAAAATTTTTCGAGGCAGATACAAAAGCCTCGTTAAGCGTCCCAGAGTGGTTATCTATGTTCCGTGATGCGTCTTATGTAGTCACAGACTCGTTCCATGGAACCGTTTTTTCTATAATCTTTGGCAAAAAATTCAAATGTTTATATAACAAAAGCCGAGGTTCCGCTCGATTCGAGTCCTTGCTCAAAATATATGAATCTGGCAGGCTAGACGAAATGCGCGAATTCTCGTTAAATTGGCTAAAAAAAGTATTGGAGAAATAA